A DNA window from Actinokineospora baliensis contains the following coding sequences:
- a CDS encoding CPCC family cysteine-rich protein — MTEFRFEDGSLSSVRLAIAGGSAVVLMVWTDWVLVVDLQEDGELPSYLQPVEEFRTRDLPGLPATGAVVESIEDHYSEYDDLVRLVLVLNGRRLVAGMWAGDLTWASQPFPIGAPEERTHPCPCCGYRTFDQPPGSHLICEVCSWEDDAVQLRKPCSTAGANRVSLVEGQVNYQAVGVCDVGLAAQVRSGLPEESRDPGWRSIDLAVDSFEGQDQWGEWPTDLTTLYWWRDTFWRAGRR; from the coding sequence GTGACCGAGTTCCGCTTCGAGGATGGCTCGCTCAGCTCAGTGCGGCTGGCGATCGCGGGCGGCTCAGCTGTTGTTCTGATGGTGTGGACAGACTGGGTGTTGGTCGTTGATCTGCAGGAAGACGGTGAACTACCGTCCTACCTCCAGCCGGTGGAGGAGTTCCGGACGCGAGACCTGCCTGGCCTGCCCGCGACGGGAGCGGTGGTCGAGTCCATAGAGGACCACTACTCGGAGTACGACGACCTGGTACGGCTTGTGTTGGTGCTGAACGGACGCAGGCTGGTAGCGGGAATGTGGGCCGGTGACCTCACCTGGGCCAGCCAACCGTTCCCCATCGGTGCACCCGAGGAACGGACCCACCCTTGTCCGTGTTGCGGGTACCGGACGTTCGACCAGCCGCCGGGTTCGCACTTGATCTGCGAGGTGTGCTCCTGGGAAGACGACGCGGTGCAGTTGCGGAAGCCGTGCTCGACTGCGGGTGCCAATCGGGTGTCGTTGGTGGAGGGCCAGGTGAACTACCAGGCGGTGGGGGTGTGCGATGTGGGCCTTGCCGCACAGGTTCGGTCTGGTTTGCCAGAGGAGAGCCGTGATCCGGGTTGGCGGTCGATCGACTTGGCGGTCGACAGCTTTGAGGGCCAGGATCAGTGGGGCGAGTGGCCCACTGATCTGACCACTTTGTACTGGTGGCGGGACACGTTCTGGCGGGCGGGGCGGCGATGA
- a CDS encoding CPCC family cysteine-rich protein, with translation MRSFPCPCCGYLTLAEPPESYEVCGVCFWEDDSSQLRWPHSTEGANYVSLVEGQRNFVELGACEARLVAHVRPVLPTDVRDPAWRPIDPAVDSFEDEDEWAAWPEDRTVLYWWRDTFWRKG, from the coding sequence ATGAGATCCTTCCCCTGCCCGTGTTGCGGGTATCTGACGCTGGCTGAGCCGCCTGAGTCGTATGAGGTTTGCGGTGTGTGCTTCTGGGAGGATGACAGTTCGCAGTTGCGGTGGCCGCATTCGACGGAGGGGGCCAACTACGTGTCGTTGGTGGAGGGGCAGCGGAACTTCGTGGAGTTGGGGGCGTGTGAGGCCAGGCTTGTGGCTCACGTGCGGCCCGTTCTGCCCACCGATGTCCGCGACCCCGCGTGGCGTCCGATAGATCCGGCTGTCGACAGCTTTGAAGACGAGGACGAGTGGGCGGCTTGGCCTGAGGACCGCACCGTCTTGTACTGGTGGCGGGATACGTTCTGGCGCAAGGGCTAG